A genome region from Paramisgurnus dabryanus chromosome 12, PD_genome_1.1, whole genome shotgun sequence includes the following:
- the ankrd6b gene encoding ankyrin repeat domain-containing protein 6b yields the protein MTQQDAPSVRALSERLLVASHKGRAEHVVQLINKGAKVATTKNGRTPLHLAAHKGHIAVVRILLAAGCDLDIQDDGDQTALHRAAVLGNTDVISALTQEGCALDRQDKDGNTALHEAAWHGFSQSVKLLVKAGANVHAKNKAGNTALHLACQNGHPQSSKVLLLGGSHPDSKNAAGDTCLHVSARYNHVNVTRALLSAICSVTERNHAGDTALHIAAALNHRKTVRMLLEAGADSFIKNNVGETPLDQARENNNPEVALLLTKAPQSFTRGRTVRKRREKIKTEGRAQSVPREEMLHRKDSESLANETHSSDGSHRHNDSMLTPEARNKNHENKVKQKLSPSDALIRKHKHNEAKKKSKEERFPLTPPHNHKAYQLYTLYRDKDGKIMQAPLNGCRCEPLITKLENQLMATKEEMKSEIQTVQELMNSKIGQLERSNKHQIRALDKITSERVSAERIECLHRIDKRAMQERLEGEKRRASVVNDLKNWCLSKIQSLETRLTSDRFDTKLRRCSSLSDTRSDCDHASGGGAQRCQSIHLEEKEEGGTAAVNSCAEDESSSYYVIDVDISSDDKQPSQNQSAPQSPCIVRPKQRSRACSDPHRAQDELQDSGLEIRAVPDLCCEQKPELDHRNLKKRSQQRAKTKRDPQTSTGEHQAAREQENVHALEVTQYFFEAVTLQMERWYERNIEQARWQANQKARADRAALLDRITHLEDELKLLRTNKQEES from the exons ATGACACAGCAGGATGCTCCATCTGTGCGAGCTCTCTCCGAGCGTCTCCTCGTAGCCTCGCACAAGGGCCGAGCTGAGCATGTGGTTCAGCTTATCAATAAAGGGGCCAAAGTAGCCACGACCAAG AATGGCAGGACACCTTTGCATCTTGCCGCTCATAAAGGCCACATCGCTGTTGTGAGGATTCTGCTAGCAGCCGGTTGTGACCTGGACATTCAGGATGAT GGTGACCAGACAGCGTTACACAGAGCCGCTGTGCTGGGAAACACCGATGTCATCTCTGCTCTTACACAGGAAGGGTGTGCACTAGATAGACAAGACAAG GATGGGAACACAGCGTTACACGAGGCTGCGTGGCACGGCTTTAGTCAGTCTGTCAAACTGCTGGTGAAGGCCGGAGCCAACGTGCATGCAAAAAACAAG GCAGGAAACACTGCTCTTCATTTGGCGTGTCAGAACGGTCACCCTCAAAGCTCCAAGGTTCTGCTGTTAGGTGGTTCTCATCCTGATAGTAAGAACGCT GCAGGTGACACGTGTCTGCATGTGTCCGCCCGGTATAACCATGTGAACGTGACCCGAGCGCTCCTCAGCGCCATCTGCTCTGTGACTGAAAGAAATCAT GCGGGGGACACAGCTTTACACATCGCAGCTGCTTTGAATCACAGGAAGACCGTACGCATGTTGCTGGAGGCCGGGGCTGACAGTTTCATCAAGAACAAT GTGGGAGAGACGCCTCTGGATCAGGCTCGAGAAAATAACAATCCAGAAGTGGCACTGCTGCTCACCAAAGCCCCACAG AGCTTCACTCGGGGAAGGACTGTGAGGAAGAGGAGGGAGAAGATAAAGACAGAGGGTCGAGCGCAGTCGGTGCCGCGTGAAGAGatgttacatagaaag gaCAGTGAATCTCTCGCTAATGAGACTCACAGCAGTGACGGTTCTCACCGGCACAATGACAGCATGTTGACCCCAGAGGCACGAAACAAAAAccatgagaataaagtcaaacaGAAG CTCTCGCCATCAGACGCTCTCATccgaaaacacaaacacaatgaaGCTAAGAAGAAGAGTAAAGAAGAGAGATTTCCATTGACTCCTCCTCATAACCATAAGGCCTATCAGCTGTATACTCTCTACAGAGACAAAGATGGGAAGATCATGCAG GCTCCGTTGAACGGCTGCAGGTGTGAACCTCTCATCACTAAACTAGAGAATCAACTGATGGCCACTAAAGAGGAGATGAAGTCTGAGATTCAGACAGTACAAGAGCTGATGAACAGTAAGATCGGCCAACTGGAGCGCAGCAACAAACATCAG ATCCGAGCTCTTGATAAGATCACTTCAGAGAGAGTGTCTGCCGAGAGGATCGAGTGTTTACATCGCATTGACAAGAGAGCCATGCAGGAAAGACTGGAAGGAGAAAAGAGACGG GCTTCTGTGGTGAATGATCTTAAGAACTGGTGTCTGTCTAAGATCCAAAGTTTGGAAACGCGTCTCACAAGCGATCGCTTTGACACTAAACTGCGACGCTGCTCATCCCTGAGTGACACGCGTTCAGATTGCGATCATGCATCTGGAGGCGGAGCTCAGcgctgtcaatcaatccattTGGAAGAGAAAGAGGAAGGTGGGACTGCAGCTGTGAACTCATGTGCTGAGGACGAATCATCCAGTTATTATGTGATTGATGTGGACATCTCATCTG ATGACAAGCAACCATCCCAGAATCAGTCTGCACCTCAGTCTCCATGTATAGTGCGACCCAAGCAACGTTCACGGGCCTGCAGTGACCCTCACAGAGCACAAGATGAACTGCAGGATTCAGGTTTGGAAATCCGAGCTGTTCCCGATCTGTGCTGTGAGCAGAAACCCGAGCTGGATCACAGGAACCTGAAAAAACGGTCCCAACAAAGAGCTAAGACCAAACGGGACCCTCAGACCTCAACAGGCGAGCACCAGGCTGCCCGGGAGCAAGAGAACGTGCACGCGCTCGAGGTGACGCAGTACTTCTTTGAGGCGGTGACTCTTCAGATGGAGCGCTGGTATGAGAGGAACATCGAGCAGGCACGCTGGCAGGCCAATCAGAAAGCCCGAGCTGACAGAGCCGCCCTGCTGGACAGAATCACTCATTTAGAGGATGAACTCAAACTACTGAGAACTAACAAACAAGAGGAGAGCTAG
- the ndufaf7 gene encoding protein arginine methyltransferase NDUFAF7, mitochondrial: MRTLSRLKSCLSNVSWTVWRNRCRWNFSIHRLESNRTLLKHLTSKINSTGPISVAEYMREALTNPVSGYYTRNDMLGPDGDFITSPEISQIFGELLGVWCVSEWMAAGKPSPFHLVELGPGKGSLASDILRVFRQLKSVLGEAEVSVHLVEVSPKLSQVQAEYLTSDQKLVCDDENELVYRSGTTHAGLPVYWYRRIEDVPKGFSVFLAHEFFDALPIHKFQRTEKGWREVLVDIDPESPNKLRFVLSPSPTLASATLVQLDESRRHVEVCPEGGVIIQNLANRIAVDGGAALIGDYGHDGTKTDTFRGFKGHQLHGVLDSPGMADLTADVDFSYLRKMAGNQVTCLGPITQQSFLKNMGIDARMQVLLKSCHDRDSRAQLIHSYDFLTNPEKMGHRFHFLSVLGQDRIALNKGHEKPVAGFTELVR; this comes from the exons ATGAGGACTCTGTCAAGACTGAAGAGCTGCTTGTCAAACG TGTCATGGACCGTATGGCGAAACAGATGCCGCTGGAACTTCTCAATACACAGACTGGAGTCAAACAGGACCCTCCTGAAACATCTCACCTCTAAGATCAACTCCACCGGTCCTATTTCAGTAGCTGAGTATATGAGGGAAGCCCTCACCAATCCTGTGTCA GGCTATTACACGAGGAATGACATGCTTGGACCGGATGGAGATTTCATTACGTCACCAGAGATCAGTCAGATTTTCGGGGAA CTGTTAGGTGTCTGGTGTGTCAGCGAGTGGATGGCAGCTGGAAAACCCAGCCCGTTTCATTTAGTGGAACTTGGACCAGGCAAAGGCTCATTGGCCAGTGACATCCTGAGG GTCTTCAGACAGTTAAAAAGTGTGCTGGGTGAGGCAGAGGTGTCAGTTCATCTGGTTGAGGTCAGCCCAAAACTGAGCCAAGTTCAGGCCGAGTATCTCACCAGTGATCAGAAGCTGGTGTGTGATGATGAAAATGAGCTGGTGTACCGCAGCGGCACCACACACGCGGGTCTGCCTGTGTACTGGTACCGCAGGATTGAGGACGTCCCAAAGG GTTTTAGTGTCTTTCTCGCCCATGAGTTTTTTGATGCTTTGCCCATTCACAAGTTTCAG AGAACAGAGAAAGGCTGGCGGGAGGTTTTGGTTGATATTGATCCTGAAAGTCCAAATAAACTGAGATTTGTGCTTTCTCCCAGTCCAACGCTGGCATCTGCAACACTTGTGCAG CTAGATGAGAGCAGACGGCATGTGGAAGTGTGTCCAGAGGGTGGAGTCATCATTCAGAACCTGGCCAATCGGATCGCAGTGGATGGGGGAGCGGCACTGATCGGAGACTATGGACATGATGGAACAAAAACTGATACGTTCAGA GGCTTTAAAGGACATCAGCTGCACGGTGTGTTGGATTCACCTGGGATGGCAGATCTTACAGCAGATGTGGACTTCAGTTACTTGAGAAAGATGGCAGGAAATCAGGTGACCTGCCTGGGACCAATCACACAACAGTCCTTCCTGAAGAACATGGGCATTGACGCACGCATGCAG GTCCTTTTGAAGAGCTGTCATGACAGAGACTCGAGAGCACAGCTTATTCACAGCTATGACTTCTTGACCAACCCTGAGAAAATGGGACACAGGTTTCATTTCTTGTCTGTGCTGGGTCAAGATCGGATAGCTTTAAATAAAGGACATGAAAAGCCTGTGGCTGGCTTTACTGAACTGGTCCGGTAG